A genome region from Jeongeupia sp. HS-3 includes the following:
- the mltG gene encoding endolytic transglycosylase MltG has translation MAAKRRNQRGGFFRRIKQLFVLLVLLLLAAAGGLYWYATTPQAQPVPLTFNVGPGSVKRIAEQLEKQGATDSALLFRVLARVSGKETKLKAGVYRIEAPIAPWALLDKLARGDVVEVVFTIVEGWNWRELRRALTAETQLQGDLATLDDAALLKTLKIDADSPEGQFFPDTYHVNPASSELALLGRAHARMQQKLDAAWAQRAPDLPLKTPQEALILASVIEKETGHGGDRPMIAGVFANRLKIGMRLQTDPTVIYGMGEAYAGKLRKIDLQTDTPYNTYTRAGLPPTPIAMTGEAALMAAVRPAATQALYFVSRGDGTSQFSASLEEHNSAVNRYIRGR, from the coding sequence TCTTCCGCCGGATCAAACAACTCTTCGTGCTGCTCGTGTTGCTGCTACTCGCTGCGGCCGGCGGGCTGTACTGGTATGCGACCACGCCACAGGCGCAGCCGGTGCCACTGACGTTCAACGTCGGCCCCGGCAGTGTCAAGCGCATCGCCGAACAGCTGGAAAAGCAGGGCGCGACCGATTCGGCGCTGCTGTTCCGCGTGCTTGCGCGCGTCTCGGGCAAGGAGACCAAACTCAAGGCTGGCGTTTACCGTATCGAGGCCCCGATCGCGCCGTGGGCTTTGCTTGATAAGCTGGCGCGCGGCGATGTGGTCGAGGTGGTATTTACCATTGTCGAGGGCTGGAACTGGCGCGAGCTGCGCCGGGCGCTGACCGCCGAAACGCAATTGCAGGGCGATCTGGCGACGCTTGACGATGCGGCGCTGCTGAAGACGCTGAAAATCGACGCCGACAGCCCGGAAGGCCAGTTCTTTCCGGATACCTACCATGTGAACCCTGCCAGCTCCGAGCTGGCACTGCTTGGCCGTGCGCACGCGCGGATGCAGCAGAAGCTTGACGCCGCCTGGGCGCAACGCGCACCTGATCTGCCGCTGAAAACGCCGCAGGAGGCGCTGATCCTGGCATCGGTGATCGAGAAGGAAACCGGCCACGGCGGCGATCGGCCGATGATCGCCGGCGTGTTCGCCAACCGCCTGAAGATCGGCATGCGCTTGCAGACCGATCCGACGGTAATTTATGGCATGGGCGAGGCGTATGCCGGCAAGCTGCGCAAGATCGACCTGCAGACCGATACGCCGTACAACACCTATACCCGCGCCGGCCTGCCGCCCACGCCGATCGCCATGACGGGCGAGGCTGCGCTGATGGCGGCAGTGCGCCCGGCCGCAACGCAGGCGTTGTATTTTGTCTCGCGCGGCGACGGTACATCGCAGTTCTCGGCCAGCCTGGAAGAGCACAACTCGGCGGTGAATCGCTACATCCGCGGCCGTTGA
- the hemG gene encoding menaquinone-dependent protoporphyrinogen IX dehydrogenase, which translates to MKIPLICYASRDGQTARIAERIAHRLENRGIAARRHDLTLHPHGLQTDATMLEDASAIMVIAAVRYGRHLREAERFLQQHRGILGRKSLAVASVNLSARKSGHHTAEHNVYLGKWLARHELKPMLAIAFAGRLDYPRYRWYDRMMIRMIMKMSGGPTDPDAVIEYTDWAAVDAFGDDFSARLGKDQRPRM; encoded by the coding sequence ATGAAAATACCGTTGATTTGCTACGCCAGCCGCGATGGTCAGACCGCCCGTATCGCCGAGCGGATTGCCCATCGACTCGAAAACCGGGGCATCGCCGCAAGACGGCACGATCTGACGCTGCACCCGCACGGCCTGCAGACCGATGCCACGATGCTGGAGGATGCATCCGCCATCATGGTCATCGCCGCCGTTCGCTACGGGCGCCACCTGCGCGAGGCGGAGCGCTTTCTACAGCAGCACAGGGGGATACTCGGGCGTAAATCGCTGGCGGTCGCCTCGGTGAACCTGAGTGCCCGCAAGAGCGGCCACCACACTGCCGAGCACAATGTCTACCTCGGCAAATGGCTGGCGCGGCACGAACTGAAGCCCATGCTTGCCATCGCCTTCGCCGGCCGGCTCGATTACCCGCGTTACCGCTGGTATGACCGGATGATGATCCGCATGATCATGAAAATGAGCGGCGGCCCGACCGACCCGGATGCCGTGATCGAATACACCGACTGGGCAGCGGTCGATGCGTTCGGCGATGATTTTTCCGCGCGCCTCGGTAAGGATCAACGGCCGCGGATGTAG
- a CDS encoding amino acid ABC transporter permease — translation MNFDQFWTQIQQNVPLFEHFQLQIIWEYRALFIDGAKMTIGITLIAVVLGTLIGLVMGMARLAEVKHGPWKYVVRCLARWPANAYVTFFRGTPLFVQILLIHFAVMPLLVHPVDGMLISGDLAAELRQEHGAFMSGLVALTLNSGAYITEIFRAGIQSIAKGQFEASRSLGMNYWQTMRFIIVPQAFRRMLPPLGNEAIMLLKDSSLVSAIGLAELAYAARTVAGAYSRYWEPYLMISLIYLVLTLVMAAGVSWLENRYRESGGIH, via the coding sequence ATGAACTTCGACCAATTCTGGACTCAGATCCAGCAAAACGTGCCGCTCTTCGAGCACTTTCAGCTGCAAATCATCTGGGAATACCGCGCCCTGTTCATCGATGGCGCCAAGATGACGATCGGGATCACGCTGATCGCTGTCGTGCTTGGCACGCTGATCGGCCTGGTCATGGGCATGGCCCGGCTTGCCGAGGTCAAACACGGCCCGTGGAAATATGTCGTCCGCTGCCTTGCACGGTGGCCGGCGAATGCCTACGTCACCTTTTTCCGTGGCACGCCGCTGTTTGTGCAGATACTGCTGATCCACTTCGCGGTGATGCCGCTCTTGGTACACCCAGTCGACGGCATGTTGATCAGCGGCGATCTGGCCGCCGAACTGCGCCAGGAACACGGCGCGTTCATGTCGGGCCTGGTGGCGCTGACGCTGAACTCGGGCGCCTACATCACCGAAATCTTCCGCGCCGGCATCCAGTCGATTGCCAAGGGCCAGTTCGAGGCGAGCCGCTCGCTCGGGATGAACTACTGGCAGACGATGCGCTTCATCATTGTCCCGCAGGCCTTCCGCCGCATGCTGCCGCCACTGGGTAACGAGGCGATCATGCTGCTCAAGGATAGCTCGCTGGTATCGGCGATCGGCCTTGCCGAACTTGCTTATGCCGCGCGTACCGTCGCCGGCGCCTATTCGCGCTATTGGGAACCGTACCTGATGATCTCGCTGATTTATCTGGTGCTGACGCTGGTGATGGCGGCCGGGGTGAGCTGGCTGGAGAACCGCTACAGGGAAAGTGGCGGTATTCACTGA
- a CDS encoding basic amino acid ABC transporter substrate-binding protein, whose protein sequence is MKLTASALFAGMMAAALLATTPAHAAGKTYQVATDAAYAPFESLNEKQEVVGFDIEVLSAVAAKAGFKVKFVNTPWEGIFATLSTGDRDIISSAVTITPERKMTMDFSEPYFEAKQLIAVGPNSKITKFTDLKTKKIGVQTGTTGDEVTQKLVGKTNPNIRRYESTPLAMKELLNGGVDAVVADNGVVVNFIANNKTEKLKVIDDTTFAKEYYGFAVKKGNKALVQEINKGLAAIKADGTYDKIYKKYFGK, encoded by the coding sequence ATGAAGCTGACCGCCTCTGCCCTGTTCGCTGGAATGATGGCTGCAGCCCTGCTCGCCACCACCCCGGCGCATGCCGCAGGCAAGACCTACCAGGTCGCGACCGACGCCGCCTACGCTCCGTTTGAATCGCTGAACGAGAAGCAGGAGGTCGTCGGCTTTGACATCGAAGTGCTGAGCGCCGTCGCGGCCAAGGCCGGCTTCAAGGTCAAGTTCGTCAACACCCCATGGGAAGGCATCTTTGCCACGCTGTCGACCGGCGACCGCGACATCATTTCGTCGGCCGTGACGATCACGCCCGAACGCAAGATGACCATGGACTTCTCCGAGCCCTATTTCGAAGCAAAGCAACTGATCGCGGTCGGCCCGAACAGCAAAATCACCAAGTTCACCGACCTGAAGACCAAGAAGATCGGCGTACAGACCGGGACCACCGGCGATGAAGTGACGCAGAAGCTGGTCGGCAAGACCAACCCGAATATCAGGCGCTACGAATCGACGCCGCTGGCGATGAAAGAGTTGTTGAACGGCGGAGTCGACGCCGTCGTCGCCGATAACGGCGTGGTGGTCAACTTCATCGCCAATAACAAGACCGAGAAGCTCAAAGTGATCGATGACACCACCTTCGCCAAGGAGTATTACGGCTTTGCGGTGAAGAAAGGCAACAAGGCGCTGGTACAGGAAATCAACAAGGGTTTGGCGGCGATCAAGGCAGACGGCACCTACGACAAGATCTATAAAAAGTACTTCGGCAAGTAA
- a CDS encoding Rne/Rng family ribonuclease has translation MKRMLFNATQAEELRVAIVDGQKLIDLDIETVGKEQRKSNIYKGVITRIEPSLEACFVDYGCDRHGFLPFKEIARTYFADGDGGRGRVADQLREGQELIVQVEKDERGNKGAALTTYISLAGRYLVLMPNNPRGGGVSRRIEGDERQELRAAMDQLETPAGMSLIARTAAIGRAAEELQWDLNYLLQLWRAIEGAGTTQNGAFLIYQESSLVIRAIRDYFQPEIGEILIDKADIYEQARQFMSHVMPGNVNRVKLYQDDVPLFSRFQIEHQIETAFAREVSLPSGGAIVIDKTEALYSIDVNSARATKGSDIEETAARTNLEAADEIARQMRLRDVGGLIVIDFIDMENPKNQREVENRLRDALHHDRARVQTGKISRFGLMELSRQRLQPSLEETTHIACPRCHGTGFIRGTESSALHILRIIQEEAMKDNTGAIHAQVPVDVATFLLNEKRSELFSVEARLKVGVMLIPNTHLETPNYSIVRLRHDDLNLLDESLPSYRMVEAPSEEAYQPGRAKEEMAKRPEAAVKGITPAQPAPISKQDTPKPEVAPVVIAGPSLWTRVVSWFRGEAQVEAPAPQAEQPKRAQQSNSRREGQGRGGERRERGERNDRGQRNERGDRAERSEGQGRNNEQRNEGRQDRRSKPPRIEEDLNARQQRNESREQQRGERGDRAERGDNRNNDTRNERNTEAREQREPREPRQPREPRAPRNERPQQPAPVKDEVVEVEVLAAEAVQQEGNVPQAPASEAAGEGRSRRRRGRRGGNRGERGEQTDEAVETSAETAASAVEAAPAVTEVAAITSAPAAIEVIATQPVAVAAAVVVAAEAPAAIISEAPAIVESAPAITEAVQPVEVEAAPVAAAEAPQVETKAEESVVATEAPAAKPSQAALSFEPAAAAAPHLEIATPEQAGLVMVSTRNHAELAQPVVETVAKPRRRRADTQKQHVSVEASSLQQVETVQVAEVVNDEPVAPAHTVRAPRRPADATVDAGNTPLVQIETRDN, from the coding sequence ATGAAACGCATGTTATTTAACGCAACGCAGGCCGAAGAGCTGCGCGTTGCGATCGTCGATGGTCAAAAACTGATTGACCTCGATATCGAAACCGTTGGGAAAGAACAGCGGAAATCGAACATCTACAAGGGTGTCATCACCCGCATCGAACCCAGCCTCGAAGCCTGCTTCGTTGACTACGGTTGCGATCGCCACGGCTTCCTGCCGTTCAAGGAAATCGCCCGTACCTACTTCGCCGATGGCGATGGCGGCCGCGGTCGCGTTGCCGATCAGCTGCGCGAAGGCCAGGAACTGATCGTTCAGGTCGAAAAAGACGAACGTGGCAACAAGGGTGCGGCGCTGACCACCTACATCAGCCTCGCCGGTCGTTATCTCGTGCTGATGCCGAACAACCCGCGCGGTGGTGGCGTTTCGCGCCGCATCGAAGGCGACGAGCGCCAGGAACTGCGCGCGGCCATGGACCAGCTGGAAACCCCGGCCGGCATGAGCCTGATCGCGCGTACCGCAGCGATCGGCCGTGCCGCCGAAGAATTGCAATGGGACTTGAACTACCTGCTGCAACTGTGGCGCGCCATCGAAGGTGCCGGCACCACACAGAACGGCGCCTTCCTGATTTATCAGGAATCGAGCCTCGTCATCCGCGCGATCCGCGATTACTTCCAGCCCGAAATCGGTGAAATCCTCATCGACAAGGCAGACATCTACGAACAAGCCCGCCAGTTCATGAGCCACGTGATGCCGGGCAATGTGAACCGGGTCAAGCTGTATCAGGACGACGTTCCACTGTTCTCGCGCTTCCAGATCGAACACCAGATCGAAACCGCGTTCGCCCGCGAAGTGTCGCTGCCGTCCGGCGGCGCCATCGTTATCGACAAGACCGAAGCGCTGTACTCGATCGATGTCAACTCGGCACGCGCGACCAAGGGTTCCGATATCGAGGAAACCGCGGCGCGTACCAACCTTGAAGCGGCCGATGAAATCGCCCGACAGATGCGTCTGCGTGACGTCGGCGGCCTGATCGTCATCGACTTCATCGATATGGAAAACCCGAAGAACCAGCGCGAAGTCGAGAACCGCCTGCGCGATGCGCTGCATCACGACCGCGCCCGGGTACAGACCGGCAAGATCAGCCGTTTCGGCCTGATGGAACTGAGCCGTCAACGCCTGCAGCCGTCGCTGGAAGAAACCACCCATATCGCCTGCCCGCGCTGCCATGGCACCGGCTTTATCCGCGGCACCGAATCGTCGGCGCTGCACATCCTGCGCATCATTCAAGAAGAAGCAATGAAGGACAACACCGGCGCGATCCACGCGCAGGTGCCGGTCGACGTTGCCACCTTCTTGCTGAACGAAAAGCGCAGCGAGCTGTTCTCGGTCGAAGCCCGCCTGAAGGTTGGCGTCATGCTGATCCCGAACACGCACCTTGAAACGCCGAACTACAGCATCGTTCGCCTGCGTCACGATGATCTGAACCTGCTTGACGAATCGCTGCCGTCGTACCGCATGGTCGAAGCGCCGAGCGAAGAAGCGTACCAGCCGGGCCGGGCCAAGGAAGAGATGGCCAAGCGTCCGGAAGCGGCCGTCAAGGGCATCACTCCGGCCCAACCGGCGCCGATCTCCAAGCAAGACACCCCCAAACCGGAAGTTGCGCCGGTCGTCATCGCCGGTCCATCGTTGTGGACGCGCGTGGTCAGCTGGTTCCGTGGCGAAGCACAGGTCGAAGCTCCGGCACCGCAAGCCGAACAACCCAAGCGCGCGCAGCAGAGCAATAGCCGCCGCGAAGGTCAGGGCCGCGGTGGTGAGCGCCGTGAACGTGGCGAACGCAATGACCGCGGTCAGCGCAACGAACGTGGCGATCGCGCCGAGCGTAGCGAAGGTCAGGGTCGTAATAACGAGCAGCGCAACGAGGGTCGCCAGGATCGCCGCAGTAAGCCGCCGCGCATCGAGGAAGATCTGAATGCCCGCCAGCAGCGCAATGAATCGCGCGAGCAGCAACGCGGTGAGCGTGGCGATCGGGCCGAACGCGGTGACAACCGTAATAACGACACGCGTAATGAGCGCAATACCGAAGCGCGCGAGCAACGCGAACCGCGTGAACCACGCCAGCCGCGTGAACCCCGCGCCCCGCGCAACGAGCGCCCGCAGCAACCTGCCCCAGTGAAAGATGAAGTGGTCGAGGTCGAAGTTCTCGCCGCAGAAGCCGTTCAGCAAGAGGGCAATGTGCCGCAGGCACCGGCGAGCGAGGCAGCAGGTGAAGGCCGTAGCCGTCGTCGTCGTGGCCGTCGTGGTGGCAACCGTGGTGAGCGCGGTGAGCAGACCGATGAAGCCGTTGAAACCAGCGCTGAAACCGCCGCATCTGCAGTCGAGGCGGCTCCGGCCGTGACTGAAGTCGCTGCAATTACCAGCGCACCGGCAGCCATCGAAGTCATCGCAACCCAGCCGGTCGCCGTCGCTGCCGCGGTGGTCGTGGCTGCTGAAGCACCCGCCGCAATCATCAGCGAAGCTCCGGCCATCGTCGAATCGGCTCCGGCCATTACCGAAGCCGTCCAGCCCGTTGAAGTTGAAGCTGCACCAGTCGCCGCAGCAGAAGCGCCGCAAGTCGAGACCAAGGCAGAAGAATCCGTCGTGGCGACCGAAGCACCGGCTGCCAAGCCGAGCCAAGCCGCCCTGTCGTTCGAGCCAGCCGCCGCTGCCGCGCCTCACCTTGAAATTGCCACACCGGAACAAGCTGGTCTGGTGATGGTATCGACGCGCAACCACGCCGAGCTCGCGCAGCCGGTGGTCGAAACCGTGGCAAAACCACGCCGCCGCCGTGCCGATACGCAAAAGCAGCACGTCAGCGTTGAGGCTTCGTCGCTACAGCAAGTGGAAACGGTTCAGGTCGCCGAGGTGGTGAACGATGAGCCGGTAGCGCCGGCGCATACCGTGCGCGCGCCGCGCCGTCCCGCTGATGCAACAGTCGATGCAGGCAATACGCCGCTGGTGCAGATCGAGACTCGCGATAACTGA
- the rluC gene encoding 23S rRNA pseudouridine(955/2504/2580) synthase RluC — protein MSETSKASVTFVEIGPEEAGQRIDNYLIRHLKGVPKSHVYRIVRGGEVRVNKGRIDVTYRLAEGDVLRIPPVRVAERPASTAAQAASGQLALEILFEDDALIAINKPSGIAVHGGSGISFGVIELLRAQRPQAKFLELVHRLDRDTSGILLIAKKRSALVKMHEMLRDNHQIDKRYLALVEGVWPEPRSHVRFKLLKYETPEGERRVKKSADGLTSHTVVNRKAKFTDSSLLECELKTGRTHQIRVHLAESGHPILGDDKYGDPAVNRLLPRAGLKRLFLHAWRLTLSHPLTAEKLELEAPLPKELQTYLDTLAE, from the coding sequence ATGTCTGAAACGAGCAAAGCGTCTGTCACATTCGTCGAGATCGGCCCCGAAGAGGCCGGACAACGGATTGATAACTATCTGATTCGCCATTTGAAAGGCGTTCCGAAGAGCCATGTCTACCGCATCGTTCGCGGCGGTGAAGTGCGCGTCAACAAGGGCCGCATCGACGTGACTTATCGGCTGGCCGAGGGTGATGTGCTGCGGATTCCACCGGTTCGGGTCGCCGAGCGCCCGGCCAGTACCGCTGCGCAGGCGGCCAGTGGGCAGCTGGCGCTGGAGATCCTGTTCGAGGACGATGCGCTGATTGCGATCAACAAGCCCTCCGGGATTGCGGTGCATGGTGGTTCCGGAATCAGTTTCGGGGTGATCGAATTGCTGCGCGCGCAGCGCCCGCAAGCAAAATTTCTGGAGCTGGTGCATCGGCTCGATCGCGATACCTCGGGCATTTTGCTGATTGCCAAGAAGCGCTCAGCCTTGGTCAAAATGCATGAAATGCTGCGTGACAATCATCAGATCGATAAGCGCTATCTGGCGCTGGTTGAGGGCGTTTGGCCCGAGCCGCGCAGCCATGTGCGCTTCAAGCTGCTGAAGTACGAAACGCCCGAAGGCGAGCGCCGGGTGAAAAAGTCGGCCGATGGCCTGACCTCGCATACCGTGGTCAATCGCAAAGCCAAGTTCACCGATTCGTCTTTGCTTGAGTGCGAGTTGAAAACCGGCCGCACCCACCAGATTCGCGTGCATCTGGCCGAGAGCGGCCATCCGATTCTCGGCGACGATAAATATGGTGATCCGGCCGTGAACCGGCTGCTGCCGCGTGCCGGACTCAAGCGACTGTTTCTGCACGCTTGGCGCTTGACGCTGTCGCATCCGCTCACCGCCGAAAAGCTAGAGCTGGAGGCGCCGCTGCCGAAAGAATTGCAAACCTATCTGGATACCCTTGCCGAATGA
- a CDS encoding HAD-IA family hydrolase, producing MTRRFDLLVFDWDGTLMDSTGTIARSIQSAFGDVGLAVPSDHDARYVIGYGLNEAMQYLAPDADEATIRRIVDVYRHHYLSGDHALMLYDGVREGLAAFADAGFEMAVATGKSRVGLDRVLASTGLGEYFVATRTADETFSKPHPAMLEQLFDVTFTSADRALMIGDTSHDLQLAINAGCASLGMSYGAHPLDQLQACAPLAIFDDFPALTRWVLAHA from the coding sequence ATGACACGACGCTTTGATTTGCTGGTTTTCGATTGGGACGGCACTTTGATGGATTCGACCGGCACCATTGCCAGATCGATCCAGTCCGCCTTTGGTGATGTGGGCCTGGCCGTGCCGTCGGATCACGATGCCCGCTATGTGATCGGCTACGGCCTGAACGAGGCGATGCAATACCTCGCGCCGGATGCCGACGAGGCGACCATCCGCCGCATCGTCGATGTCTATCGCCATCATTACCTTTCCGGCGACCATGCGCTGATGTTGTACGACGGCGTGCGCGAAGGCTTGGCGGCGTTTGCCGATGCCGGCTTCGAGATGGCGGTAGCCACCGGCAAGTCGCGCGTCGGCCTCGACCGCGTGCTGGCATCGACCGGTCTGGGTGAGTATTTCGTTGCCACGCGTACTGCCGACGAAACCTTCTCCAAACCACATCCGGCAATGCTGGAGCAGCTGTTCGACGTAACCTTCACCAGCGCCGATCGCGCGCTGATGATCGGCGACACCAGCCATGATCTGCAGTTGGCGATCAACGCCGGTTGCGCCAGTCTGGGCATGAGTTACGGTGCGCATCCGCTGGATCAGTTGCAAGCGTGCGCGCCGCTGGCGATTTTTGATGATTTTCCGGCGCTGACACGCTGGGTGCTTGCACATGCTTGA